The following proteins are encoded in a genomic region of Prochlorococcus marinus XMU1408:
- the uvrC gene encoding excinuclease ABC subunit UvrC — MELTPLIKDKSRLSNFLKDIPNDPGCYLMKDREDRLLYVGKSKKLRNRVRSYFRASDELSPRISLMVRQVVDIELIVTDTESEALTLESNLIKSNQPYFNVLLKDDKKYPYICITWGDKYPRIFLTRKRRERQKKDKYYGPYVDVYLLRQTLFSIKKLFPLRQRRIPLYKDRTCLNYSIGRCPGVCQEEISSEDYKNTLKRVEMIFQGRTEELRLLLEKQMHSFSESLKFEEAGSVRDQLKGIDRLYESQKMIIPDSSVCRDIIALASEENISSIQIFQMRSGKLIGRLGYFSDNNNLSTSQILQKVVENHYSNVDPIEIPSEILVQHELQNTDIISDWLSELKKQKVNITIPKRSKKAEIIKLVEKNANMELQRIRQSKDKNLVELDDLTNILELVKIPKRIECYDISHIQGSDAVASQVVFIDGIAARQHYRKYKIKSSNIKLGHSDDFESMAEVITRRFRRWARYKDDGGDMNQLSSNESSVLDKDNLNDWPDLVVIDGGKGQLSSVLEALQQLNLDQNINLISLAKKKEEIFIPNVKQSLDTEPNQPGMLLLRRLRDEAHRFAITFHRQKRSQRMKRSQLNEIPGLGPQRIKLLLEHFRSIEAIQMASLSELSTTPGLGTSTAVVIRNYFHPDENK, encoded by the coding sequence GTGGAATTAACGCCGTTAATTAAGGACAAGTCAAGACTATCGAATTTTTTGAAGGATATACCAAATGATCCTGGTTGTTATTTGATGAAAGATCGTGAGGATAGATTGTTATATGTTGGTAAGTCAAAAAAGTTAAGAAATAGGGTTAGAAGTTATTTTCGAGCAAGTGATGAATTGAGTCCAAGAATCTCTTTAATGGTTAGGCAAGTTGTAGATATTGAGTTGATAGTTACTGATACTGAAAGTGAAGCCTTAACGCTAGAATCAAATTTAATTAAATCTAATCAACCCTATTTTAATGTTCTATTAAAAGATGATAAGAAATATCCCTATATTTGTATAACTTGGGGTGATAAATATCCAAGAATCTTTTTAACTAGGAAAAGACGGGAAAGACAGAAAAAAGATAAATATTATGGTCCATACGTTGATGTTTATTTACTTAGACAGACCCTATTTAGTATAAAAAAACTGTTTCCTCTTAGACAAAGAAGAATACCGCTTTACAAAGATAGAACGTGTCTTAACTATTCAATTGGAAGATGTCCAGGCGTTTGTCAAGAAGAAATAAGTTCAGAAGATTATAAAAATACACTAAAAAGAGTTGAAATGATATTTCAAGGTAGAACTGAAGAATTGAGACTATTATTAGAAAAACAGATGCATTCTTTTTCAGAGTCATTGAAGTTTGAAGAAGCTGGATCTGTCAGAGATCAGCTGAAAGGTATAGATAGATTGTATGAATCTCAAAAGATGATTATTCCTGATTCATCTGTATGCAGAGATATAATCGCATTGGCATCAGAAGAGAATATATCCTCTATTCAAATTTTTCAAATGCGCTCAGGAAAATTAATTGGAAGACTTGGGTATTTCTCAGATAATAATAATCTCAGTACTTCTCAAATACTTCAAAAAGTTGTAGAAAATCATTACTCAAATGTAGATCCGATTGAAATACCTTCAGAAATATTAGTTCAACATGAATTACAAAATACCGATATAATATCGGATTGGCTAAGTGAACTAAAAAAACAAAAAGTTAATATAACAATCCCAAAAAGATCTAAGAAGGCGGAAATTATAAAATTAGTAGAAAAGAATGCAAATATGGAGTTGCAAAGAATTAGACAATCTAAGGATAAAAATTTAGTTGAGCTTGACGATTTAACCAATATACTTGAGTTAGTAAAAATTCCAAAAAGAATTGAATGTTATGATATTAGTCATATTCAAGGTAGTGATGCTGTCGCTTCTCAGGTAGTATTTATTGATGGTATTGCGGCTAGGCAACATTACAGAAAATATAAAATTAAAAGTTCAAATATAAAACTAGGACATAGTGACGATTTCGAATCAATGGCTGAAGTTATTACTAGGAGATTTAGAAGATGGGCTCGTTATAAAGATGATGGTGGTGATATGAATCAACTATCAAGTAATGAATCTAGTGTATTAGACAAGGATAATTTGAATGACTGGCCTGATTTGGTCGTAATAGATGGAGGTAAAGGGCAATTAAGTTCGGTATTAGAGGCTTTACAGCAGTTGAATCTTGATCAAAATATAAATCTTATATCTTTAGCTAAGAAGAAAGAAGAGATATTTATTCCAAATGTTAAACAATCATTAGACACTGAGCCAAATCAACCAGGAATGCTTTTATTACGAAGGCTTAGAGATGAAGCTCATAGGTTTGCAATTACCTTTCACAGGCAAAAAAGAAGTCAGCGTATGAAACGTTCACAATTAAATGAGATTCCTGGATTGGGGCCACAAAGAATTAAATTATTATTGGAGCATTTTAGGTCTATAGAAGCTATCCAAATGGCATCTCTCTCTGAACTTTCAACAACACCTGGCTTGGGAACATCTACAGCTGTTGTTATTAGAAATTATTTTCATCCTGATGAAAATAAATAA
- the hemJ gene encoding protoporphyrinogen oxidase HemJ — protein MIFSPETYLWFKSFHIIGVVVWFAGLFYLVRLFIYHVEVQSENEEIRDLFNKQYTLMEKRLANIITTPGMILAVIMASGLLYMQPSYLSQAWMQIKLLFVSFLLIYHFYCYKIMNELTNNQYNYSGQQLRALNELPTLLLVVVVMLVVFKNQFPTSAASWLIFGLILFMAASIQFYAKWRRNRKQLT, from the coding sequence ATGATTTTTTCGCCGGAGACATATTTATGGTTTAAATCCTTTCATATTATCGGTGTAGTAGTTTGGTTCGCAGGCTTATTTTATTTAGTCAGGTTATTTATTTATCATGTAGAAGTACAAAGTGAGAATGAAGAAATTAGGGATTTATTTAACAAGCAATATACATTAATGGAGAAAAGACTAGCTAATATTATAACAACGCCTGGAATGATTTTAGCTGTCATCATGGCATCTGGATTATTATATATGCAGCCTTCATATCTTTCTCAGGCATGGATGCAGATTAAACTATTGTTTGTTTCTTTTTTACTTATATATCATTTTTATTGCTATAAAATCATGAATGAATTAACAAACAATCAGTATAATTATAGTGGCCAACAACTACGAGCTTTGAATGAGTTGCCAACACTATTATTGGTAGTTGTTGTTATGCTTGTTGTATTCAAAAACCAGTTCCCTACAAGTGCAGCTAGCTGGTTAATATTTGGATTGATTCTCTTTATGGCAGCAAGTATACAATTTTATGCAAAATGGAGAAGGAATAGGAAACAACTTACTTAA
- a CDS encoding PHP domain-containing protein, translating into MSNIDSIKLKKIIKSITKESCPNTINFHIHSTYSDGSLTAKEIYNQAIELNIDHYAITDHHSVDAYIELSKLEDATLNYKLSFPKLWTGIEITCLLKGCLVHVLGLGFDHKSKYLSPYIDNKSAIGNELLASTVVDSIHKANGIAVLAHPARYKLPFDILIDEASKLGFDAVETWYNYERANNWIPSEFVCDKIFDCANSYSLLSTCGTDSHGLSLLRR; encoded by the coding sequence ATGTCTAATATTGATTCTATTAAATTAAAAAAAATAATTAAATCAATTACAAAAGAAAGTTGTCCAAACACTATTAATTTCCATATTCATTCAACATATAGTGATGGAAGTTTGACTGCTAAAGAAATTTATAACCAGGCAATTGAGCTCAATATTGATCATTATGCAATCACAGATCATCATTCAGTTGATGCATATATTGAATTAAGTAAATTGGAAGACGCTACACTCAACTACAAATTAAGTTTTCCTAAACTTTGGACTGGTATAGAAATTACTTGTTTATTGAAAGGGTGTTTGGTTCATGTTTTAGGTCTTGGTTTTGATCATAAATCAAAATACTTATCACCTTATATTGACAATAAGTCTGCTATTGGTAATGAATTATTGGCTTCGACTGTGGTTGATTCGATTCATAAAGCTAATGGTATTGCTGTGTTGGCTCATCCTGCAAGATATAAGCTTCCATTTGATATCTTGATTGATGAAGCATCAAAACTTGGTTTTGATGCTGTTGAAACTTGGTATAACTATGAAAGAGCAAATAATTGGATCCCTTCAGAATTTGTCTGCGATAAAATATTTGATTGTGCAAACTCTTATTCTTTATTATCAACATGTGGAACCGATAGCCACGGATTATCTCTTCTTAGACGTTGA
- the cobN gene encoding cobaltochelatase subunit CobN yields MHRISTLPGNEPQEENTFIEQPSAPVIFLTSATSDITCLSTVLKLPDNSKWKNKIRALPIAYLSSNASIDHYITNTCNTAEIILVRFLGSRSYWSYGFEQLGLWQLEKPTRHLIVVSGIESTANDVQEISSLNQEKVELIQTLLNQGGLKNYNYMLQTLQKIIDVEEITLNSDLIEYHDELIKWKWKNNDNPSIAVFLYKSLLQSGNTEIADKINDISNKYKLNAKIIWITSFKSKNIENQIISLLEKENIKAIITTTSFSSVEYKHDDVKKNLWDRLNIPVYQLLISSSSISEWNESTVGLNPIDLSIQVVLPEVDGRICTIPVAFKNLTYTDNELSIAVYKTEPYEKHIEWCIKYIKNLTYLQQTNNSNKKIALVIANYPVKDSRIANGVGLDTPESLLNILNWLKDEGYNLGNEDIPDNSKELINLILSHRTNSEETISNEPQSYLNIQDYLIYWNKLESKVKEKISNRWGDPNDSFQLEKSGFPINGINFGNITILIQSNRGYESDNLSDLHSPDLPPTHKYIAQYCWLYNTFKANAIVHLGKHGSLEWLPGKGVGLSHNCFPFILCPPIPNIYPFIVNDPGEGSQAKRRTHAIIIDHLTPPLSHSGSFNDLLIIENLIDEYYESKLINDNRSELLEKKIVDLLIKNSWPGIESNKLKTEKENLIIQDLIDNAESYLCEIKNSQIRTGLHVFGVNQSMDKLIELTLTISNVPTGTNLGLTQCLAEDLGFTFDPWSDEESENLKQVDIDLFKAYTAINARKVGKVVDWLNDIGKYIIEFHCFKIFNYKIKSKKKIKIDSKILNYLDHEKPNIFINHLLNNILPKLLTSSDNEKTNFLSALEGKRISSGPSGAPTRGKLEVLPTGKNFFSVDIRAIPTETAWDLGKRSAEQIMELYLQENGEHLSHLAISIWGTSTMRNGGEDICQLFALMGLRPIWDGTLRRVVDVEVIPISVLNRPRVDVTLRISGLFRDAFPQIIELIRRGQNLIGNLKESSSMNPLAESYRNGNTKSRIYGSAPGSYGAGLQEIINSGSWENQSELADAFIEWSKWRYEDSNKIIKDKKGLENNLSKVKVVLHSQDNREHDILDSDDYYQFQGGLISAIKKTSGTDPQAYFADNSRYQRPRIHKLSKEIDKVVRSRLLNPKWIEGMKKHGYKGAFEMSASLDYLFSFDATTNLVPNWCYQSILNNWLKNNDTKNFISDNNPWALRDIAERLLEASNRKLWTNPTNEEISSIKTLLSDVDSKIETYSSKNNL; encoded by the coding sequence ATGCATAGAATTTCCACCCTTCCAGGGAATGAACCTCAAGAAGAAAATACATTTATCGAACAGCCATCAGCTCCAGTTATCTTCCTAACTAGCGCTACATCTGATATAACCTGTTTGTCTACAGTATTAAAACTCCCTGACAATAGTAAATGGAAAAATAAAATAAGAGCATTACCTATAGCTTATTTATCTTCAAATGCATCAATTGATCATTATATAACTAATACATGTAATACAGCTGAAATTATTCTTGTTAGGTTTTTAGGGTCAAGATCATACTGGTCTTATGGATTTGAACAATTAGGTTTATGGCAATTAGAGAAACCAACTAGACATCTTATAGTAGTCTCTGGAATTGAAAGTACAGCAAATGATGTTCAAGAAATTAGTAGCTTAAATCAAGAGAAAGTTGAGTTAATTCAAACACTTTTAAATCAAGGAGGACTAAAAAACTATAATTATATGCTTCAAACCTTACAGAAAATAATTGATGTTGAAGAAATTACTTTAAATTCAGATTTAATTGAATATCATGATGAGTTAATAAAATGGAAATGGAAAAATAATGATAATCCATCTATTGCCGTATTTCTCTATAAATCACTTTTACAATCGGGCAATACAGAGATAGCTGATAAAATAAATGATATATCTAATAAATACAAATTAAATGCTAAAATAATATGGATTACAAGTTTTAAATCTAAAAATATAGAGAATCAAATAATAAGTTTATTAGAAAAAGAGAACATAAAAGCAATAATAACTACAACCTCATTTTCATCAGTGGAATATAAACATGATGATGTGAAGAAAAACTTGTGGGATAGATTAAATATACCTGTATATCAATTACTAATATCTAGCTCATCTATAAGTGAATGGAACGAATCCACAGTAGGTCTTAACCCCATTGATTTATCAATTCAAGTTGTTTTACCAGAAGTGGATGGTCGAATCTGTACAATTCCAGTTGCATTTAAAAACCTTACTTATACAGATAATGAATTATCAATTGCTGTATATAAAACAGAGCCATATGAAAAACATATTGAATGGTGCATAAAATATATAAAAAATCTAACTTATCTACAACAAACGAATAATTCAAATAAAAAGATAGCTCTGGTAATAGCAAATTACCCAGTAAAAGACTCAAGAATTGCGAATGGAGTTGGTTTAGATACACCCGAAAGCCTTTTAAATATTTTGAACTGGCTTAAAGACGAGGGATATAATCTAGGAAATGAAGATATTCCTGATAATAGTAAAGAATTAATTAACCTTATATTAAGTCATAGGACTAATTCTGAAGAGACAATCTCAAATGAACCTCAATCATATTTAAATATTCAAGATTATTTAATTTATTGGAACAAACTCGAATCTAAGGTTAAAGAAAAGATATCAAATCGATGGGGAGACCCAAATGATTCTTTTCAATTAGAAAAGTCTGGATTTCCGATTAATGGAATAAACTTTGGAAATATAACAATTTTAATTCAGTCAAATAGAGGTTATGAGAGCGATAATTTATCTGATTTACATTCGCCCGACTTACCTCCTACACATAAATATATTGCACAATATTGTTGGCTATATAATACATTTAAAGCGAATGCAATTGTACATCTGGGTAAACATGGAAGTTTAGAATGGTTACCAGGAAAAGGGGTTGGTTTAAGTCATAATTGTTTCCCATTTATTCTTTGTCCTCCTATTCCAAATATATACCCATTTATTGTAAATGATCCTGGCGAAGGCTCCCAAGCAAAAAGAAGAACACATGCAATTATTATAGATCATTTGACTCCTCCATTGTCTCATTCGGGGAGTTTTAATGACCTACTAATAATTGAGAACTTAATAGATGAATATTATGAATCTAAACTAATTAATGATAATAGAAGTGAATTATTAGAAAAAAAGATAGTAGATCTTTTAATTAAAAATTCATGGCCAGGTATTGAATCAAATAAATTAAAAACAGAAAAAGAAAATTTAATTATACAAGATCTAATAGATAACGCAGAGAGTTATTTATGTGAAATTAAGAATTCCCAGATAAGAACTGGTCTTCATGTTTTTGGAGTCAATCAGAGTATGGATAAATTAATAGAGTTAACACTCACAATTTCTAATGTCCCGACAGGAACTAATCTCGGTCTTACTCAATGCTTAGCTGAAGATTTAGGTTTTACGTTTGACCCTTGGAGTGATGAAGAGAGTGAAAACCTAAAACAAGTAGACATTGATTTATTTAAAGCTTATACAGCAATTAATGCTAGGAAAGTCGGTAAAGTAGTTGACTGGTTGAATGACATCGGAAAATATATAATAGAGTTTCATTGTTTTAAAATATTTAATTACAAGATTAAGTCAAAAAAGAAGATAAAAATTGACAGTAAAATCTTAAATTACCTAGATCATGAAAAACCTAATATTTTTATAAATCATTTATTAAATAATATTTTACCCAAACTATTAACCAGTTCAGACAACGAAAAAACTAATTTTCTCAGTGCTTTAGAAGGAAAAAGAATTTCTAGCGGTCCTTCTGGAGCGCCTACAAGAGGGAAATTAGAGGTTTTACCAACAGGTAAGAATTTCTTTTCTGTAGATATAAGAGCAATACCAACTGAAACAGCTTGGGACTTAGGCAAAAGAAGCGCTGAACAAATAATGGAACTTTACCTACAAGAAAATGGAGAACACCTTTCACATCTTGCTATTTCAATTTGGGGTACTTCAACAATGAGAAATGGTGGAGAAGACATTTGTCAGCTTTTTGCTCTCATGGGTTTAAGGCCAATATGGGACGGGACCTTAAGAAGAGTAGTTGACGTAGAGGTCATTCCCATCAGTGTATTGAACAGGCCAAGAGTAGACGTAACATTAAGAATTTCTGGTTTATTCAGGGATGCATTTCCTCAGATAATTGAATTGATTCGAAGAGGTCAAAACCTTATTGGGAATTTAAAAGAATCCTCTTCTATGAATCCACTTGCGGAGTCATATAGAAATGGAAATACAAAATCAAGAATATATGGATCAGCACCTGGATCATACGGAGCAGGATTACAAGAAATAATTAATAGTGGATCTTGGGAGAATCAATCAGAACTCGCTGATGCTTTTATCGAATGGAGTAAATGGAGATATGAAGATTCAAATAAAATCATAAAAGACAAAAAAGGATTAGAAAATAATTTGTCAAAGGTAAAAGTAGTACTTCATAGTCAGGACAATAGAGAACACGATATCCTTGATTCAGATGATTACTATCAATTTCAAGGTGGATTGATATCCGCGATAAAAAAAACTAGTGGGACAGATCCTCAAGCTTATTTTGCCGATAATTCAAGGTATCAACGTCCAAGAATTCATAAACTCTCAAAAGAAATTGATAAAGTCGTTCGAAGCAGATTATTAAACCCAAAATGGATAGAGGGGATGAAAAAACATGGATATAAAGGTGCTTTCGAAATGTCAGCTAGTCTTGACTATTTATTCTCTTTTGATGCAACTACAAACTTAGTTCCTAATTGGTGTTATCAATCTATTTTGAATAATTGGTTAAAGAATAATGATACGAAAAATTTTATTAGTGATAATAATCCTTGGGCTTTAAGAGATATCGCTGAAAGATTACTAGAAGCATCTAATAGAAAACTTTGGACAAATCCAACTAATGAAGAAATATCATCTATAAAAACATTATTATCAGATGTAGATAGTAAAATTGAAACCTATTCTTCTAAAAATAATTTATAA
- a CDS encoding branched-chain amino acid transaminase: MHNFLPFAWFEGQCIPFNEAKLSIATHALHYGTAAFGGMRAIPDPNNSKSFLLFRADKHAKRLCQSARFLMTELDEDFVLKSLEAFLVKNKPTQPVYIRPFVYTSDLGIAPRLHNIETNFFIYGIELGDYLSPDGVTCRVSSWTRQQDNSLPLRGKISGAYITSSLAKTEAVKSGFDEALLLNSQGKISEASGMNIFIVRNGELITPGVDQDILEGITRSSVIELAKKEGLKVIERPVDKTELFISDEVFLTGTAAKITPIKMIETTSMSKDMPIMNSLRTKLTKITEGLDPEYENWVKRVHID; the protein is encoded by the coding sequence ATGCATAATTTTCTTCCATTCGCTTGGTTTGAAGGGCAATGTATCCCATTTAATGAGGCGAAGCTATCCATAGCTACTCATGCTCTTCATTATGGAACTGCAGCTTTTGGAGGAATGCGGGCTATTCCTGATCCAAATAATAGTAAATCATTTTTATTATTTAGAGCAGACAAACACGCAAAAAGATTATGTCAAAGTGCTAGATTTTTGATGACTGAATTAGATGAGGATTTTGTATTAAAGTCTCTTGAAGCATTTCTTGTTAAAAACAAACCAACTCAACCTGTATACATCAGACCATTTGTATATACTAGTGACTTAGGAATTGCACCAAGGTTACATAATATAGAAACTAATTTCTTTATTTATGGAATAGAACTAGGTGATTATCTATCACCTGATGGGGTTACTTGTCGCGTTAGTAGCTGGACTCGTCAGCAGGACAACTCACTTCCATTAAGAGGTAAAATTAGTGGAGCTTATATTACTAGCTCCTTAGCCAAAACTGAAGCAGTAAAAAGTGGATTTGATGAAGCACTATTATTAAATAGTCAAGGTAAAATCAGTGAAGCCAGTGGTATGAACATTTTTATAGTACGTAATGGTGAATTAATTACACCTGGTGTTGATCAAGATATTCTTGAAGGTATAACTCGTTCAAGTGTTATAGAACTGGCAAAAAAAGAAGGTTTGAAAGTTATTGAAAGACCAGTAGATAAAACAGAATTGTTTATATCTGATGAAGTATTCCTTACAGGAACGGCGGCAAAAATTACTCCTATAAAAATGATTGAAACTACATCAATGAGCAAAGATATGCCAATAATGAATTCATTGAGAACAAAATTGACTAAAATTACAGAAGGTTTAGATCCTGAATATGAAAATTGGGTTAAACGTGTACATATAGATTAA